A single region of the Lotus japonicus ecotype B-129 chromosome 4, LjGifu_v1.2 genome encodes:
- the LOC130713157 gene encoding uncharacterized protein LOC130713157: MSQDSSKKLTPEMNAYGVKVLGLKSKTPKSSKVSKSSPHTSEIAIAQGIPQPSSDPSKMKGKKARSKSDASKAKKKMEVLHADVDPIVPSPSNNQSSHGGDSDCNKDSDHLEEEVIVPNSTPSVDKDMHVEDVQNVIENSESDEVLLNTLGASASVASMRRKMTVVRKYSTRSSCKKLGLGLSENKKRKKVIILDDDTPVVQNFKRKVHKDNATPIVDETPTVELDKTDTGSAARKRKIGKRIPENVPAAPLDNISFHSEESVGKWKYVYQRRIAQERELTGEILHCQEIMELIEAAGLLKTVTEIGGYYDKLVREFIVNITTNCTVSGHPDFRKVFVRGRCVHFSPEIINQYLGRSTIVIGNEELSLSVITNELTAGQVMEWPVKGLLSSTHLSVKYAILNRIGAANWAPTTHNSDISSGLAKLIYLIGTKAQFDFGEYVFAQTMKHADTFAVKLPIGFPCLLCGIILSQHPQILLVDEVPSKKASLLTIDYRLLAGAHVSDVAGLAEMTQGEGTSSQKTPVTPIAALIAVSKMLQDTITSCTLRKKNVDTLIMQLTKGKRPLDDNAAANDQDDAGTSDDDTNASD; the protein is encoded by the exons ATGAGTCAAGATTCTAGCAAGAAACTCACTCCTGAGATGAATGCTTACGGGGTAAAGGTATTGGGTTTGAAATCCAAAACCCCAAAATCTTCAAAGGTTTCAAAatcctctcctcatacctctgaAATCGCAATTGCTCAAGGTATTCCTCAACCATCGTCTGATCcgagtaagatgaaagggaaaaaGGCTCGATCCAAGTCAGATGCGTCCAAagcaaagaagaagatg GAAGTTTTACATGCAGATGTAGATCCAATTGTTCCATCACCAAGCAATAATCAATCAAGCCACGGTGGTGATTCTGATTGCAACAAGGATTCTGATCATCTTGAGGAAGAGGTAATTGTTCCCAACTCTACTCCCTCTGTTGATAAAGATATGCATGTCGAGGATGTTCAGAATGTCATTGAGAACTCAGAATCTGATGAGGTGTTGCTCAACACCCTTGGTGCTTCTGCTTCTGTTGCTTCAATGAGGCGAAAGATGACTGTTGTTCGTAAGTACTCTACGCGTTCCTCTTGCAAGAAgttaggtttgggtttgagtgagAACAAGAAGCGCAAGAAGGTCATTATTCTTGATGATGATACTCCTGTTGTACAGAATTTCAAAAGAAAGGTTCACAAAGATAATGCTACTCCTATTGTGGATGAGACTCCAACTGTGGAGTTGGATAAGACAGATACTGGTTCTGCTGCTCGAAAGCGCAAGATTGGGAAACGAATTCCAGAAAACGTGCCTGCTGCTCCTTTGGATAACATTTCCTTTCACTCTGAAGAAAGTGTTGGTAAGTGGAAGTATGTTTATCAGCGCAGGATTGCTCAAGAGAGGGAATTGACGGGTGAGATTTTGCATTGTCAAGAAATTATGGAACTTATTGAGGCTGCTGGGTTGTTGAAAACTGTTACTGAGATTGGAGGCTACTATGACAAGTTGGTGAGAGAATTTATTGTGAATATAACTACAAATTGCACTGTGTCTGGGCATCCTGATTTCAGGAAAGTTTTTGTGCGTGGTAGGTGTGTACATTTTTCTCCTGAGATCATTAATCAGTATTTGGGAAGGAGCACTATTGTCATAGGAAATGAAGAGCTGTCCTTGAGTGTTATCACTAATGAACTCACGGCTGGTCAGGTTATGGAATGGCCTGTCAAAGGCTTGTTGTCTTCTACTCATTTGAGTGTCAAGTATGCTATCTTGAATCGCATTGGTGCTGCAAATTGGGCTCCTACCACCCACAACTCAGATATTTCTTCAGGTTTggcaaaattaatttatctgaTTGGTACTAAGGCTCAGTTTGATTTTGGTGAATATGTCTTTGCTCAAACTATGAAGCATGCTGACACCTTTGCTGTCAAGCTCCCTATTGGGTTTCCGTGTTTACTTTGTGGGATTATCTTGAGTCAACATCCTCAAATTCTCCTTGTTGATGAGGTTCCTAGCAAGAAGGCTAGTCTTCTCACTATTGATTACAGGCTGCTAGCTGGTGCCCATGTTTCTGATGTTGCTGGTTTGGCTGAGATGACTCAGGGGGAGGGTACTTCCTCTCAGAAGACTCCTGTGACTCCTATTGCTGCGCTTATTGCGGTGTCTAAGATGCTTCAGGACACAATTACTAGTTGTacattgaggaagaagaatgtggaCACTCTCATTATGCAGTTGACTAAAGGCAAGAGGCCTCTTGACGACAATGCTGCTGCTAATGATCAAGATGATGCTGGTACTTCTGATGATGACACTAATGCTAGTGATTAG
- the LOC130713158 gene encoding uncharacterized mitochondrial protein AtMg00810-like — translation MSNQMVEQFVEQMKSEFEMSLVGELTYFLGLQVKQMEDTLFITQSKYAKGIVKKFVLENAGHKRTPAATHIKLTKDEKGTDVDPSLYRSMIGSLLYLTASRPDITFAVGVCARYQAEPKTSHLIQVKRIIKYISGTSDYGILYSHNTNSVLTGYCDADWAGKC, via the coding sequence ATGTCGAACCAGATGGTGGAACAATTTGttgaacaaatgaaatctgagtttgaaatgagtctTGTAGGTGAATTAActtactttctgggacttcaggtAAAACAGATGGAAGATACCTTATTCATCACACAAAGTAAGTATGCTAAGGGGATTGTTAAGAAGTTTGTTCTTGAGAATGCAGGTCACAAAAGAACACCTGCTGCAACTCATATCAAGCTCACAAAGGATGAGAAAGGTACTGATGTGGATCCTAgtttatatagaagcatgattggaagtctttTGTATCTCACTGCCAGCAGACCAGATATTACTTTTGCAGTTGGAGTTTGTGCTAGGTATCAAGCAGAACCAAAGACTAGTCATCTCATTCAAGTGAAAAGGATCATTAAGTATATCAGTGGTACAAGTGATTATGGCATTTTGTACTCTCACAACACTAATTCAGTGTtaacaggttactgtgatgcggaTTGGGCTGGAaagtgctga
- the LOC130714742 gene encoding jasmonate-induced oxygenase 4-like, which produces MSKSVQEMSMDSDEPPSAYVVERNSFGSKDSSTLIPIPIIDVSLLSSEDEQGKLRSALSSAGCFQAIGHGMSSTYLDKIREVAKHFFALPVEEKQKYARAVNEAEGYGNDRVVSKKQVLDWSYRLSLRVFPKEKRRLSLWPENPSDFGESLVEFSTKVKSMMDHLLRTMARSLNLEEGSFLSQFGEQSSLVARFNFYPPCSRPDLVLGVKPHTDRSGITVLLQDREVEGLQVLVDDKWVNVPTIPDALVVNLGDQMQIMSNGIFKSPMHRVLTNTERLRMSVAMFNEPEPENEIGPVEGLINETRPRLYRNVNNYGDINYRCYQEGKIALETVQIAHNSDKK; this is translated from the exons ATGTCCAAGAGCGTCCAAGAAATGTCCATGGATAGTGATGAACCACCATCAGCATATGTAGTTGAAAGAAATAGCTTTGGATCTAAAGATTCTTCAACTCTGATTCCAATACCCATCATTGATGTAAGCCtcctctcatcagaagatgagcAAGGGAAACTAAGATCTGCTCTGAGTTCAGCAGGATGCTTCCAG GCAATTGGTCATGGAATGTCAAGTACATATCTTGATAAAATTCGTGAAGTTGCAAAACATTTTTTTGCACTTCCAGTGGAGGAAAAGCAGAAGTATGCCCGAGCAGTTAATGAAGCTGAAGGGTATGGAAATGACAGAGTAGTTTCAAAGAAGCAAGTCCTTGACTGGTCCTATCGCCTATCTCTTCGAGTTTTCCCAAAGGAAAAACGAAGGCTTTCTCTTTGGCCAGAAAATCCTAGTGATTTTGG TGAGTCCTTAGTTGAGTTTTCTACCAAAGTGAAATCCATGATGGATCATCTACTGAGAACCATGGCAAGGTCACTGAATTTGGAAGAAGGCAGCTTCTTGAGCCAGTTTGGAGAACAATCATCACTAGTAGCAAGGTTCAACTTCTATCCACCTTGTTCAAGACCTGATTTGGTTCTCGGTGTCAAACCTCACACAGATAGATCAGGAATCACAGTTCTGTTGCAAGACAGAGAAGTGGAAGGTCTTCAAGTTCTAGTAGATGACAAATGGGTCAATGTCCCCACAATACCTGATGCTCTTGTTGTCAATCTCGGCGATCAAATGCAG ATCATGAGCAATGGAATATTCAAGAGCCCAATGCACAGGGTTTTGACAAACACAGAGAGGTTGAGGATGTCTGTGGCGATGTTTAATGAGCCAGAACCAGAGAATGAAATTGGACCGGTTGAAGGGCTGATAAATGAGACACGACCAAGGTTGTATAGAAACGTTAACAACTATGGTGATATCAACTATAGGTGCTATCAAGAGGGGAAAATAGCTCTTGAGACTGTCCAAATTGCACATAACTCTGATAAGAAGTGA
- the LOC130713604 gene encoding arogenate dehydrogenase 1, chloroplastic, with protein sequence MLGVSTFHAPPLKPSLHSLLKPSVPFSFSLLTTTTAASSSRIRKPLVIRAIDAAQPFDYEAKAALEFRNSQKLKIAIIGFGNFGQFLARTLVRQGHTVLAHSRSNYSDAAKNLGVAFFPNADDLCEEHPEVILLCSSIISTEQVLLSLPLQRLKRSTLFVDVLSVKEFPKSLLLKVLPSDFDIVCSHPMFGPESASCGWNGMPFVYEKVRIGEEEQRVARCQKLLDVFEREGCRMVEMSCTDHDFYSAGSQFITHTVGRVLGMLMLESTPINTKGYESLLNLVENTAGDSFDLYYGLFMFNKNSLEMLERLDFAFEDLKKQLRKQLFENAGKVQILQDEDYAGLLRRAQNGSALLLSSRDTRSHDVAKLNKYKSNNSSQPGNSKLKIAIVGFGNFGQFLAKTIALHGHEVLAYSRSDYSDVAQKLGVSYFNDADDLCEQHPDVILLCTSILSTEKVLKSLPVQRLKRSTLFVDVLSVKEFPRNLFLQHLPPDFDVLCTHPMFGPESGKNGWKGLPFLYDKVRIGGDESRTSRCDQFLDIFSKEGCRMVEMSCAEHDWHAAGSQFITHTTGRFLEKLKLEATPIDTKGYETLLSLVENTAGDSFDLYYGLFLYNLNAMEQLERLDLAFESLKKQLFDRLHGIYRKKVFKNEEKVSVLPDRSLLPEESEDTNVVSSSNTVDIN encoded by the exons ATGCTCGGCGTTTCAACATTTCACGCGCCGCCGTTGAAACCGTCGTTGCATTCGCTTCTGAAGCCATCTGTCCCCTTCTCATTCTCCctcctcaccaccaccaccgccgcctccTCCTCCCGCATCCGTAAACCGCTCGTGATTCGCGCCATCGACGCCGCTCAGCCATTCGACTATGAAGCCAAAGCAGCTCTCGAGTTCCGAAACTCCCAGAAGCTCAAGATCGCCATTATCGGCTTCGGCAACTTCGGCCAGTTTCTCGCCCGAACCCTAGTCCGCCAGGGCCACACCGTGTTAGCCCATTCCCGCTCCAACTACTCCGACGCCGCTAAGAATCTCGGCGTCGCGTTCTTCCCAAACGCCGACGATCTCTGCGAGGAGCATCCAGAAGTAATCCTCCTCTGCTCCTCGATAATCTCCACCGAGCAGGTCCTCCTCTCGCTGCCTCTCCAGCGGTTGAAGCGGAGCACATTGTTCGTCGACGTGCTCTCCGTCAAGGAGTTTCCGAAGAGCCTCCTCCTCAAAGTGCTGCCCTCCGATTTCGACATCGTCTGCTCGCACCCGATGTTTGGACCGGAGAGTGCGAGCTGCGGGTGGAATGGGATGCCGTTTGTGTATGAGAAGGTTCGGATTGGGGAGGAGGAGCAGAGGGTGGCGCGGTGTCAGAAGCTTCTGGATGTGTTTGAGAGGGAAGGGTGTAGGATGGTGGAGATGAGTTGTACTGATCATGATTTCTACTCTGCTGGGTCGCAGTTCATCACGCACACTGTTGGCAGGGTTTTGGGGATGTTGATGCTGGAGTCAACTCCTATTAACACAAAAGGGTATGAGTCTTTGTTGAATTTGGTGGAGAATACTGCTGGGGATAGCTTTGATCTTTACTATGGGTTGTTTATGTTTAACAAGAATTCATTGGAGATGTTGGAGAGGTTGGATTTCGCTTTCGAGGATTTGAAGAAACAGCTGAGGAAACAGTTGTTTGAGAATGCTGGTAAGGTGCAAATATTGCAGGATGAGGATTATGCTGGGTTGCTGAGGCGTGCTCAAAATGGATCTGCACTTTTACTGTCTTCTAGAGATACGAG ATCCCATGATGTTGCTAAGCTAAATAAGTACAAGTCAAACAATTCCAGCCAGCCTGGCAACTCGAAGCTCAAGATTGCAATTGTTGGTTTTGGAAACTTTGGTCAGTTCCTTGCGAAAACTATTGCGCTTCATGGGCATGAAGTGTTAGCATACTCTAGATCAGACTACTCTGATGTGGCTCAGAAATTGGGAGTTTCTTATTTCAATGATGCGGATGATCTTTGTGAACAACATCCGGATGTGATTTTACTTTGCACTTCAATCCTTTCCACAGAGAAAGTTCTTAAATCATTGCCTGTGCAGAGACTGAAGAGAAGTACTTTGTTTGTTGATGTACTTTCTGTCAAAGAATTTCCTAGAAACTTGTTTCTTCAACATTTGCCCCCTGATTTTGATGTTCTCTGCACTCACCCTATGTTTGGGCCAGAGAGTGGGAAAAATGGGTGGAAGGGTCTTCCTTTTTTATATGATAAAGTCCGAATAGGAGGAGACGAATCAAGAACATCACGGTGTGATCAGTTTCTTGACATTTTTTCTAAAGAAGGGTGCCGAATGGTTGAAATGTCATGTGCTGAACATGATTGGCATGCAGCTGGATCACAATTTATCACACATACCACCGGAAGATTTTTAGAAAAGCTGAAGTTGGAGGCAACGCCAATCGACACAAAGGGCTATGAGACTTTATTAAGTTTGGTGGAGAACACTGCTGGAGATAGTTTTGATCTGTACTATGGTTTGTTCTTGTATAATCTAAACGCCATGGAACAACTAGAAAGACTTGATCTGGCTTTTGAGTCATTGAAGAAGCAGCTTTTTGACCGTTTGCATGGTATATACAGAAAGAAAGtatttaaaaatgaagaaaaggtCAGTGTTTTGCCAGATAGATCTCTGCTGCCTGAGGAATCTGAAGATACTAATGTGGTATCATCTTCAAATACTGTAGACATTAATTGA
- the LOC130714944 gene encoding jasmonate-induced oxygenase 4-like: MASNLLLVSEEKSLLKSVQEMSLDGDEPPSAYLVQENSFGSKDSSALIPIPIIDVSLLSSEDELEKLRDALTSAGFFQAIGHGISSSYLDKIRKVAKQFFALPVEEKQKYAKAVNEHEGYGNDTIVSEKQVLDWSYRLILHVFRKEKRRLSLWPENPSEFREVLVEYSTKVKSMMDHLLRTIARSLNLEEGSFLDQFGEQPSLTARFNFYPRCSRPDLVLGVKPHTDGSGITVLLQDKEVEGLQVLIDDKWVNVPTIPDALVVNLGAQMQIMSNGIFKSPMHRAVTNTEKLRMSLAMFYIPEAEKEIGPVEGLINETRPRLYMNVKDYGDINHKYHQEGKIALETIKIAHNNKDLDSWLK, encoded by the exons ATGGCCAGCAATCTGCTGCTCGTTTCGGAGGAGAAATCACTGCTCAAGAGCGTCCAAGAAATGTCCTTGGATGGTGATGAACCACCATCAGCATATCTAGTTCAAGAAAATAGTTTTGGATCTAAAGATTCTTCAGCACTGATTCCAATACCCATCATTGATGTAAGCCtcctctcatcagaagatgagcTGGAGAAGCTAAGAGATGCTCTGACTTCAGCTGGATTCTTCCAG GCAATAGGTCATGGAATATCAAGTTCATATCTTGACAAAATACGTAAAGTTGCAAAACAATTTTTTGCACTTCCAGTGGAGGAAAAGCAGAAGTATGCAAAGGCAGTTAATGAACATGAAGGGTATGGAAATGACACCATAGTTTCAGAGAAGCAGGTCCTTGACTGGTCTTATCGCCTAATTCTTCATGTGTTTCGAAAAGAAAAACGGAGGCTATCTCTTTGGCCAGAAAATCCTAGTGAATTTAG GGAGGTCTTAGTGGAGTATTCCACAAAAGTGAAATCCATGATGGATCATCTATTGAGAACCATAGCAAGGTCACTGAATTTGGAAGAAGGTAGTTTCTTGGACCAGTTTGGAGAACAACCATCACTGACAGCAAGGTTCAACTTCTATCCACGCTGTTCAAGACCTGATTTGGTTCTTGGTGTCAAACCTCACACAGATGGATCAGGAATCACAGTTCTATTGCAAGACAAAGAAGTGGAAGGTCTTCAAGTTCTGATAGATGACAAATGGGTCAATGTCCCCACAATACCTGATGCTCTTGTTGTCAATCTTGGCGCTCAAATGCAG ATTATGAGCAATGGAATATTCAAGAGTCCAATGCACAGGGCTGTGACAAACACAGAGAAGTTGAGAATGTCTTTGGCCATGTTTTATATTCCAGAAGCAGAGAAAGAAATTGGACCTGTGGAAGGGCTAATAAATGAGACACGACCAAGGTTGTACATGAACGTTAAAGATTATGGTGACATCAACCACAAGTACCATCAAGAGGGAAAAATAGCACTTGAGACTATCAAAATTGCACATAACAATAAAGATCTTGACAGCTGGTTGAagtaa